One stretch of Burkholderia pyrrocinia DNA includes these proteins:
- a CDS encoding YadA family autotransporter adhesin: protein MRSSSRPVGFTPPHAATSAPACRTGPTQTARRFSPGRQIRTRPILTILSVAQHTERSREMNKTYRNIWNAATGTWTAVAETAKSHSKGSARVARQAVVALALGGASMGSVFAADACTTEDGRTGSLDVTGACTPASATGMMSTRSIGTNAVLDDALIKVNAGNAGTAATATNTGSIAIGGGANATASGSNGATGGGIAIGQTANAAHSSVAVGTNASADSVAGQATAAAFGTASNANGAGATALGANASATGSQVLAVGSMSSTLADNGTAVGYGASVTNLGTNSVALGRNSVANAANVVSVGTTAAGGQRRIINMAAGTQATDAVNLGQMNAALAPKLDDTYVKIDTASGAAPAQAGGSAVVVGANAQGTGIAATVVGNNTIASGQNSAAIGFGSTATGGAASAIGAYASATGFHSSAIGEGAIATGSESVALGVSSRADRNNSVSVGNATMQRQITNMAAGTQATDAVNVSQLTPVVDALGGGAAIDPTTGAVTGPTYVLTNGGTQTTVGGALGALDGELTTAKGDIAKNTTDITNINNQLGDLSSGTIGIVQQAGAGADITVGAATDGAAVNFAGTAGDRKLAGVAAGEVSATSNEAVNGSQLHGVSESVASAIGGNSTVDADGKITAPSFTLGDGNGSTTTAHSVGEAVANLDGRVTTNEGDIANLADQIGSGTVGLVQQDGVTRDITVAKDTDGDVVNFAGTAGDRKLAGVAAGEVSATSTEAVNGSQLHSVSESVAAAIGGNSTVDADGKITAPSFTVGDGNGSTTTVHSVEGAVTNLDSRVTNNEGAITNINNQLAAGEIGLVRQDQATGAITVGAATGGSTVNFAGTNGARTLSGVGNGVNDDDAVTIAQLKATGLIDYTGKEIAAVTYDDITLGSVTFGGVGGTALHNVAPGLIAANSMDAVNGSQLYDMQQQFAQQFGQLSGQMNDLTDRVGELETGSGGGSGGGMGPGTGTGGDGSLVVGDGADASGENSTAVGQGAVASGDNGSAFGQGSAATGDNGTAIGQGSAASGDNGTAIGQGSAASGENSTAIGQGSSASGSGSVAIGAGSIADEANTVSFGNGTEEGNRRIVNIADGVNASDAATKGQLDRAMESVDQRFGETNRMINDVAKNAYAGVAAAMAMPNLTPSQPGKTVVAVGAANYKSGSAVAAGATYRTRDGKWLMNGALSVTSTGDAGVRAQVGYEF from the coding sequence ATGCGCTCGTCATCCCGCCCTGTCGGGTTCACCCCACCGCACGCCGCGACAAGCGCGCCAGCGTGTAGGACTGGCCCCACGCAAACGGCGCGACGATTCAGCCCCGGACGACAGATTCGGACGAGGCCGATCCTTACCATTCTTTCAGTAGCCCAACATACTGAAAGGAGTAGGGAAATGAACAAGACGTATCGCAATATCTGGAACGCCGCGACGGGTACCTGGACGGCTGTCGCCGAAACGGCGAAATCGCATTCGAAGGGCTCGGCGCGCGTGGCGCGTCAGGCGGTGGTCGCACTTGCGCTGGGTGGTGCATCGATGGGCAGCGTATTCGCTGCCGACGCATGTACCACGGAAGATGGCCGCACGGGCTCGCTCGATGTCACCGGCGCCTGCACGCCTGCGAGCGCGACGGGCATGATGAGCACACGCTCGATCGGCACGAACGCCGTACTCGACGATGCCCTCATCAAGGTCAATGCTGGAAACGCAGGCACTGCCGCGACGGCCACCAACACCGGTTCCATTGCAATTGGCGGCGGAGCAAACGCAACTGCGAGCGGCTCGAACGGGGCTACCGGCGGCGGCATTGCAATCGGCCAGACCGCCAACGCGGCTCATAGTTCGGTAGCCGTCGGCACCAACGCTTCGGCGGACTCCGTCGCAGGGCAGGCCACCGCAGCGGCCTTCGGTACGGCATCGAATGCCAATGGCGCCGGTGCAACCGCGCTGGGTGCTAATGCCAGCGCGACCGGTTCTCAGGTTCTCGCCGTCGGCAGCATGTCATCGACGCTGGCGGATAACGGAACGGCCGTTGGCTATGGCGCGTCGGTAACGAACTTGGGTACCAACAGTGTGGCGCTCGGCCGTAACTCGGTGGCGAATGCTGCGAACGTCGTTTCAGTCGGTACCACCGCCGCAGGAGGCCAGCGAAGGATTATCAACATGGCCGCCGGTACGCAGGCGACCGACGCCGTGAACCTCGGCCAGATGAACGCCGCGCTTGCGCCCAAACTCGACGACACGTACGTCAAAATCGATACGGCGTCGGGCGCCGCCCCCGCGCAAGCTGGCGGCAGCGCGGTCGTCGTCGGCGCGAATGCGCAAGGCACCGGCATAGCCGCCACGGTCGTCGGTAACAACACCATCGCAAGCGGCCAGAACAGCGCCGCGATCGGCTTTGGCTCGACGGCCACGGGCGGTGCCGCCAGCGCAATCGGCGCGTATGCGTCCGCCACCGGCTTTCACTCGTCGGCAATCGGCGAGGGGGCAATTGCGACGGGATCGGAGTCGGTTGCGCTCGGCGTCAGCTCGCGCGCCGATCGCAACAACAGCGTATCGGTCGGCAACGCGACGATGCAACGCCAGATCACCAACATGGCCGCCGGCACGCAGGCAACCGACGCCGTGAACGTGTCGCAGCTCACGCCGGTCGTGGATGCCCTCGGCGGCGGCGCGGCGATCGACCCGACGACGGGCGCCGTGACCGGCCCGACGTACGTCCTCACGAACGGCGGCACGCAGACGACCGTCGGCGGCGCGCTCGGCGCGCTCGACGGCGAGCTGACGACCGCGAAGGGCGACATCGCGAAGAACACGACCGACATCACCAACATCAACAACCAGCTCGGCGACCTGTCGAGCGGCACGATCGGCATCGTGCAGCAAGCCGGCGCGGGCGCGGACATCACGGTCGGCGCGGCCACCGATGGCGCAGCGGTGAACTTCGCGGGCACCGCGGGCGACCGCAAGCTGGCCGGCGTGGCGGCGGGCGAAGTGTCGGCAACGAGCAACGAAGCCGTCAACGGTTCGCAGCTGCACGGCGTGTCCGAAAGCGTCGCTTCGGCGATCGGCGGCAACTCGACCGTGGATGCGGACGGCAAGATCACGGCCCCGAGCTTCACGCTCGGCGATGGCAACGGCAGCACGACCACCGCTCACAGCGTCGGCGAGGCCGTGGCGAACCTCGATGGCCGCGTGACGACCAACGAAGGCGATATTGCGAACCTCGCGGATCAGATCGGCAGCGGCACGGTCGGCCTCGTCCAGCAGGATGGCGTAACACGCGACATCACGGTCGCGAAGGACACTGACGGCGATGTCGTGAACTTCGCGGGCACGGCCGGTGACCGCAAGCTGGCCGGCGTCGCAGCGGGCGAAGTGTCGGCAACGAGCACCGAAGCCGTCAACGGCTCGCAGTTGCACAGCGTGTCCGAAAGCGTCGCGGCGGCGATCGGCGGCAACTCGACCGTGGATGCGGACGGCAAGATCACGGCCCCGAGCTTCACCGTCGGCGACGGCAACGGCAGCACGACCACGGTCCACAGCGTCGAAGGCGCCGTGACGAACCTCGACAGCCGCGTCACGAACAATGAAGGCGCGATCACGAACATCAACAACCAGCTCGCAGCGGGCGAGATCGGTCTCGTCCGGCAGGATCAAGCGACGGGTGCGATCACGGTCGGCGCGGCCACGGGCGGCTCGACGGTGAACTTCGCCGGCACCAACGGTGCGCGCACGCTGAGCGGCGTCGGCAACGGCGTGAATGACGACGATGCGGTGACGATCGCGCAGCTCAAGGCAACCGGCCTGATCGACTACACGGGCAAGGAAATCGCGGCCGTCACCTACGACGACATCACGCTCGGCAGCGTCACCTTCGGTGGCGTGGGCGGCACGGCACTGCACAACGTCGCGCCCGGCCTGATCGCGGCGAACAGCATGGACGCGGTGAACGGCAGCCAGCTGTACGACATGCAGCAGCAGTTCGCGCAGCAGTTCGGTCAGCTCAGCGGCCAGATGAACGACCTGACGGATCGCGTCGGCGAACTCGAAACGGGTAGCGGCGGCGGCTCGGGCGGCGGCATGGGCCCCGGCACGGGCACGGGCGGCGACGGCTCGCTGGTGGTCGGCGACGGCGCGGATGCGTCGGGCGAGAACAGCACGGCAGTCGGCCAGGGCGCGGTTGCATCGGGCGACAACGGCTCGGCTTTTGGTCAAGGCTCGGCCGCGACCGGCGACAACGGCACGGCGATCGGCCAAGGCTCGGCAGCATCGGGCGACAACGGCACGGCCATCGGCCAGGGCTCGGCAGCATCGGGCGAGAACAGCACGGCGATCGGCCAGGGTTCGAGCGCGAGCGGCAGCGGCTCGGTCGCGATCGGCGCGGGCTCGATTGCCGACGAAGCGAACACCGTTTCGTTCGGCAACGGCACCGAGGAAGGCAACCGCCGGATCGTCAATATCGCCGACGGCGTGAACGCGTCGGACGCGGCGACGAAGGGCCAGCTCGACCGCGCAATGGAGTCGGTGGATCAGCGTTTCGGTGAAACCAACCGCATGATCAACGACGTCGCGAAGAACGCGTACGCCGGTGTGGCGGCGGCGATGGCGATGCCGAACCTGACGCCGTCGCAGCCGGGCAAGACGGTGGTGGCCGTCGGTGCCGCGAACTACAAGAGCGGCTCGGCAGTGGCGGCCGGTGCGACCTACCGGACGCGCGACGGCAAGTGGCTGATGAACGGCGCGCTGTCCGTCACGTCGACGGGCGATGCAGGTGTGCGTGCGCAAGTCGGCTACGAGTTCTGA
- a CDS encoding response regulator codes for MMKSFPIRVIIADDHPAVVVGAQYELSASNTVAVVTTAHDSTALMEALAAHPCDVLVSDYAMPGTDYGDGITLFSAVLKRHPNLKIVVMTMLENAVALRALIDLGIHCLVSKSDMTNHLTMAIHAAYTNGRYLSPSMDRALRQVGATANKTPTLSVREAEVVRLFASGLSVNEIADKLNRSKKTISTQKSSAMQKLGLERDVDVVRYAIACGLVADPGSAVLPPDTMP; via the coding sequence ATCATGAAAAGCTTCCCCATCCGCGTCATCATCGCCGACGACCATCCGGCGGTCGTCGTCGGCGCGCAGTACGAACTGTCGGCGTCGAACACCGTGGCGGTCGTCACGACCGCGCACGATTCGACGGCGCTGATGGAGGCGCTCGCCGCCCATCCGTGCGACGTGCTGGTGTCCGACTATGCAATGCCCGGCACCGATTACGGCGACGGCATCACGCTGTTCAGCGCGGTCCTGAAGCGCCACCCGAACCTGAAGATCGTCGTGATGACGATGCTGGAGAACGCGGTCGCGCTGCGCGCGCTGATCGATCTCGGCATCCATTGCCTCGTCAGCAAGTCGGACATGACCAACCATCTGACGATGGCGATCCACGCGGCCTATACGAATGGCCGCTATCTGTCGCCTTCGATGGATCGCGCGCTGCGCCAGGTCGGCGCCACGGCGAACAAGACGCCGACGCTGTCGGTGCGCGAAGCCGAAGTGGTACGCCTGTTCGCGTCGGGGTTGTCGGTCAACGAGATCGCGGACAAGCTGAACCGCAGCAAGAAGACCATCAGTACGCAGAAAAGCTCGGCCATGCAGAAGCTCGGCCTCGAGCGCGACGTCGACGTGGTTCGCTACGCGATCGCGTGCGGGCTGGTGGCCGACCCGGGCAGCGCGGTGCTGCCGCCCGACACGATGCCGTGA